A window of Rubricoccus marinus contains these coding sequences:
- a CDS encoding LegC family aminotransferase, whose protein sequence is MSAAPVQRPASGARGSLAGDVLETLQGVLGSPEAFVPLHEPRFAGNEWEYVKECIDTGWVSSAGKYVDRFEQMLAEVTGARRAVAVVNGTAALHVALRLVGVERGDEVLIPALTFVATANAVAYCGATPHFADSEEATLGMDPDALEDYLAGIAEVRDGACVNRQTGRVIRAAVPMHTFGHPVRLGPLAEVCERYGIALVEDAAESLGSMYRGVHTGRIGRVGTLSFNGNKTITTGGGGALITDDEALADLAKHLTTTAKQPHRWAYHHDHVGYNYRLPNINAALGCAQVEQLDGFLASKRELASRYSEAFAGVKDVQFVEEPPESTSNYWLGALLLARGREDERDAVLAATNDAGIMTRPVWSLMSSLPMYAGSPSMDLSVARGIVRRLINIPSSAFLVSDHA, encoded by the coding sequence GGGCGACGTCCTAGAAACGCTCCAGGGCGTCCTCGGCTCGCCAGAGGCGTTCGTCCCGTTGCACGAGCCAAGGTTCGCCGGCAACGAGTGGGAGTACGTTAAGGAGTGCATCGACACCGGGTGGGTGTCGTCGGCGGGGAAGTACGTCGACCGGTTTGAGCAGATGCTCGCCGAGGTGACGGGCGCGCGGCGAGCGGTGGCGGTCGTCAACGGGACGGCGGCACTCCACGTCGCGCTCCGCTTGGTGGGCGTTGAGCGGGGCGACGAGGTGCTGATCCCTGCGCTGACGTTTGTAGCCACGGCGAACGCCGTAGCGTACTGCGGCGCCACGCCGCACTTCGCCGACAGCGAGGAGGCCACGTTGGGGATGGACCCGGACGCGCTCGAGGACTACCTCGCCGGGATCGCGGAGGTGCGCGATGGCGCGTGCGTCAACCGCCAGACGGGCCGCGTGATTCGCGCCGCCGTGCCGATGCACACGTTCGGGCACCCCGTCCGGCTCGGGCCTCTGGCGGAAGTCTGCGAGCGGTACGGCATCGCGCTCGTGGAGGACGCGGCGGAATCTTTGGGCTCGATGTACCGCGGCGTGCACACCGGCCGCATCGGGCGCGTGGGGACGCTGAGCTTCAACGGCAACAAGACCATTACGACCGGCGGCGGCGGCGCGCTTATCACCGACGACGAGGCTCTGGCGGACCTCGCCAAGCACCTCACTACGACGGCGAAGCAACCCCACCGATGGGCTTACCACCACGACCACGTGGGGTACAACTACCGGTTGCCCAACATCAACGCCGCGCTGGGGTGCGCGCAGGTGGAGCAGCTGGACGGGTTCTTGGCTTCCAAGCGGGAGCTCGCCTCGCGCTACTCCGAGGCGTTCGCGGGCGTGAAGGATGTCCAGTTCGTGGAGGAGCCACCGGAGAGCACGAGCAACTACTGGTTGGGCGCACTCTTGCTCGCCAGAGGCCGGGAGGATGAGCGCGACGCAGTCCTCGCCGCCACCAACGACGCCGGGATCATGACGCGGCCCGTCTGGTCGCTGATGTCCAGCCTCCCGATGTACGCGGGCTCCCCGTCGATGGACCTCTCCGTCGCCAGGGGCATCGTGCGGCGGCTAATCAACATCCCTAGCAGCGCGTTCTTGGTGTCGGACCATGCGTAA
- a CDS encoding glycosyltransferase, giving the protein MICFFPGILCLYKSIIYNSQLESFKLVVLSRGLSANNESTLRQLPGVRVINLDKLDGLGAGTGLNAKKMFNMNKLYLFGLDEYEKLVYLDADMLCLGDLRPLEHIEPWAMAPDYGQNVGASVGQRMMFNTGVMVLRPCKETFGNLVKTLRGMRFGHFADQAVINKYLNDDSVPVECLHPKWNLIISNKHINKKMYSDIMKSGVKFMHFTKIKPWAIGRGLLVEKTSSKVYLHAKDRLLRWRFKEEIALWKSADASMRIETASSAV; this is encoded by the coding sequence ATGATCTGTTTTTTTCCAGGTATATTATGTCTGTACAAAAGTATAATATATAACTCTCAGCTAGAAAGTTTCAAGCTCGTCGTACTTTCTCGTGGGCTGTCTGCAAATAATGAGAGTACTCTCAGACAGTTACCCGGGGTTAGGGTTATAAACCTGGACAAGTTGGATGGTTTGGGGGCCGGGACTGGTCTTAATGCAAAAAAGATGTTCAATATGAACAAGCTTTACCTGTTCGGCCTTGACGAGTACGAAAAATTAGTATACCTAGACGCTGATATGTTGTGTCTTGGAGATCTGCGCCCTCTCGAACATATCGAGCCTTGGGCAATGGCTCCAGATTACGGGCAAAATGTAGGGGCGTCTGTGGGTCAAAGGATGATGTTTAACACGGGCGTTATGGTGTTGCGGCCATGTAAGGAAACGTTTGGCAATTTAGTAAAAACGTTGAGGGGTATGAGGTTTGGTCACTTTGCTGATCAGGCTGTCATAAACAAATATCTTAATGACGATAGTGTTCCAGTTGAGTGTCTTCATCCCAAGTGGAATCTTATTATCTCAAACAAACATATAAACAAGAAAATGTATAGTGATATTATGAAAAGCGGCGTTAAATTTATGCATTTCACTAAAATAAAGCCTTGGGCAATTGGGCGTGGTCTCCTCGTGGAGAAGACCTCCTCAAAGGTGTATCTCCACGCCAAAGACAGGTTGCTGCGGTGGAGGTTTAAGGAGGAAATAGCATTGTGGAAGAGTGCCGACGCCTCCATGCGTATTGAGACCGCCTCGTCCGCAGTATGA
- a CDS encoding SDR family oxidoreductase: MTESYRGLFDLTGKVALVTGGSGLLGTHFCAGLAEYGASVAVVDLQEEAAIEAAHSLRERFGVRTVGVGCDVSDPAAVDDTVRLVASELGRVDILHNNAASKSNDLEAFFAPTEDYAVEEWRKIMSVNLDGLFWMARAVGRQMIAQGAGGAIVQTASIYGVVGPDSRIYEGSQYLGQEINTPAVYAASKGGVVSLTRYLATTWAQHGIRVNSLTPGGVESGQNEAFTSNYAARTPMGRMGRPEEMVGALIYLCSDASSYVTGQNLIVDGGWTAW; the protein is encoded by the coding sequence ATGACTGAATCTTATCGAGGACTATTCGACCTGACCGGCAAAGTGGCACTCGTAACCGGCGGGAGCGGGTTGCTCGGTACGCACTTTTGCGCAGGCCTCGCTGAATACGGCGCATCAGTGGCGGTGGTCGATCTTCAGGAGGAAGCCGCCATTGAGGCGGCTCATTCTCTGCGGGAGCGTTTCGGTGTCCGAACGGTAGGGGTGGGCTGTGATGTGAGTGACCCTGCCGCCGTGGACGACACGGTTCGACTCGTAGCGAGCGAGTTAGGACGCGTTGACATCCTCCATAACAATGCTGCGTCAAAGTCTAACGACTTAGAAGCATTTTTCGCGCCGACGGAGGATTACGCAGTAGAGGAGTGGAGAAAGATCATGAGCGTCAACCTGGACGGTTTGTTCTGGATGGCCCGCGCCGTTGGCCGCCAGATGATAGCGCAGGGGGCCGGCGGAGCCATCGTGCAAACGGCGTCTATCTACGGGGTGGTAGGGCCAGATAGCCGGATCTATGAGGGGTCCCAATACCTCGGGCAAGAGATCAACACTCCGGCGGTGTACGCGGCGTCGAAAGGGGGCGTAGTGTCCCTGACTCGCTACCTCGCGACGACGTGGGCGCAGCATGGCATCCGCGTGAACTCCCTCACGCCTGGAGGGGTGGAAAGCGGTCAGAACGAGGCCTTCACATCGAACTACGCGGCGCGAACGCCGATGGGCCGGATGGGTAGGCCGGAAGAGATGGTAGGGGCGCTGATCTATCTATGCTCAGACGCTTCCAGCTACGTGACGGGTCAAAATCTGATTGTGGACGGAGGGTGGACCGCGTGGTGA
- a CDS encoding nucleotidyltransferase family protein produces MRDWKQTLISPKATVREAVRVIDAAALQIALVVDDEGRLLGTVTDGDVRRAILSGVSLDDDVAGATNQNPTTAKESDDPDALLALMRRKRLHQIPRVDLRGRVVGLEVLDDLLSPEPKPNAVVLMAGGLGTRLRPLTNDTPKPLLRVGPKPILQTILEAFASHGFSRFYLSVNYLAEQVEEHFGDGSQWGVQIEYLREKQRLGTAGALSLLPETPEAPFFVMNGDLLTRLNFAQLLDFHTQNGAAATMCVREYEMQVPYGVIDIEEHSIVDIREKPTERYLVNGGVYVLDPSALSLIPTGERFDMPDLFTQLISEQRSVAAFPIREYWMDIGQPEDFHRANGHFDEVFA; encoded by the coding sequence ATGCGAGACTGGAAACAAACCCTCATCAGCCCGAAGGCGACCGTCCGCGAGGCCGTCCGCGTGATCGATGCCGCGGCGCTCCAGATCGCCCTCGTCGTTGACGATGAGGGGCGGCTTCTCGGAACCGTGACCGACGGCGACGTCCGCCGTGCGATCCTAAGCGGGGTATCGCTCGACGACGACGTTGCAGGCGCTACGAACCAGAACCCGACGACGGCGAAGGAGAGCGACGACCCGGACGCGCTCCTCGCGCTGATGCGCCGGAAGCGGCTCCACCAAATCCCCCGCGTGGACCTCCGGGGGCGTGTGGTTGGCCTTGAGGTATTGGACGACCTCTTAAGCCCCGAGCCAAAGCCCAACGCTGTCGTCCTGATGGCCGGGGGGCTCGGGACCCGGCTCCGGCCGCTAACCAACGACACCCCGAAGCCGCTGCTTCGCGTAGGGCCCAAGCCCATCCTTCAGACCATCCTTGAAGCGTTCGCTAGCCACGGGTTCAGCCGGTTCTACCTCTCGGTGAACTACCTCGCCGAGCAGGTCGAGGAGCACTTTGGGGACGGGAGCCAGTGGGGAGTTCAGATCGAGTACCTCCGCGAGAAGCAGCGCCTCGGCACCGCCGGCGCGCTCTCGCTTTTGCCGGAGACGCCAGAGGCGCCTTTCTTCGTCATGAACGGAGATCTCCTCACACGGCTCAACTTCGCCCAACTCTTGGATTTCCACACACAAAACGGAGCCGCCGCTACAATGTGCGTTCGGGAGTACGAAATGCAGGTGCCCTACGGAGTGATCGATATCGAGGAGCACTCCATCGTGGATATCCGCGAAAAGCCGACCGAGCGGTACCTCGTCAATGGCGGCGTCTACGTGCTAGATCCCAGCGCGCTGTCGCTAATTCCGACCGGCGAGAGGTTCGATATGCCAGACCTCTTCACTCAACTGATCAGCGAGCAGAGGTCCGTCGCGGCGTTCCCAATCCGGGAGTACTGGATGGACATTGGCCAGCCGGAGGATTTTCACCGCGCGAATGGGCACTTCGATGAGGTGTTCGCATGA
- a CDS encoding cytidylyltransferase domain-containing protein has protein sequence MTRLCTICARGGSKGVEGKNLMDLGGKPLLAHSIEQALASGLFGVVAVSSDSEAILQVASEWGAEVIIKRPGHLATDRAPKVPVIQHAVQTAEAETGMHYDTLVDLDATSPLRVPADIVGAVGLLETRGVSQVITAMPARRSPYFNLVELDAAGHVQLSKRLDSSVSRRQDAPACFDMNASVYVWTREGLTNWQSPFNPDTLLYEMPEERSVDVDSPLDAEWVRFLYESRDTRSYD, from the coding sequence ATGACTAGACTTTGTACTATCTGCGCCAGAGGCGGCTCGAAAGGCGTTGAGGGAAAGAACCTCATGGATCTAGGAGGGAAGCCTCTCCTGGCGCACTCTATCGAGCAGGCGCTCGCCAGTGGCTTGTTCGGAGTCGTAGCAGTGAGCAGCGATTCAGAAGCGATCCTCCAAGTCGCTTCGGAGTGGGGTGCCGAGGTAATCATCAAGCGGCCGGGTCATCTCGCTACCGACCGCGCGCCCAAAGTCCCTGTTATCCAGCACGCTGTGCAAACGGCAGAAGCAGAGACCGGCATGCACTACGACACGCTTGTAGACTTGGATGCAACCTCACCGCTGCGTGTCCCTGCTGACATTGTTGGCGCCGTCGGCCTTCTTGAAACCCGGGGTGTTTCTCAAGTCATTACGGCGATGCCTGCTCGTCGGTCTCCATATTTCAACCTCGTCGAGTTGGACGCTGCCGGGCACGTGCAACTGAGCAAGCGTTTAGATTCGTCCGTTAGTCGCCGGCAGGACGCTCCGGCCTGCTTCGACATGAACGCTTCTGTGTACGTATGGACGCGCGAGGGGCTAACAAACTGGCAGTCTCCCTTCAACCCAGACACGCTACTGTACGAAATGCCTGAAGAGCGGTCCGTAGATGTCGATTCGCCGCTTGATGCAGAGTGGGTCCGCTTTCTTTACGAGTCGAGAGATACCCGCAGCTATGACTGA
- the neuB gene encoding N-acetylneuraminate synthase: protein MYIIAEAGVNHNGSVDRAIELVEAAARAGADAVKFQTFRADAIVSASAPKAAYQTATTGSAESQLEMVRKLELDRGAHERIQEACRQHGIEFLSTPFDLASVDLLVRELGVPRLKVPSGEVTNAPLLLRVARQRLPLFVSTGMCTLGDVEDALGVIAFGLSAPEAAAPSREAFRHAFASGEGQAALREHVTLLHCTTEYPAPLAEVNLRAMGTLRHAFGLPVGYSDHTEGITVPVAAAALGATVIEKHFTLDRTLPGPDHAASLEPGELAAMVQGIRETALALGKPGKRPTAVEAKNVSVVRKSIVAARPLARGEVLTEEAITTKRPGGGISPMDFWEAVGREVSRDFAADEPIRFYK, encoded by the coding sequence GTGTACATCATCGCTGAAGCTGGCGTCAACCACAACGGGTCCGTAGACCGCGCGATCGAACTCGTGGAGGCGGCCGCGCGAGCGGGCGCCGACGCCGTGAAGTTCCAGACCTTCAGGGCCGACGCGATCGTCAGCGCCTCGGCTCCGAAGGCGGCCTACCAAACCGCCACGACGGGCTCGGCGGAGTCGCAGCTGGAGATGGTCCGGAAGCTGGAACTCGACCGTGGCGCCCACGAGCGAATCCAAGAGGCGTGCCGGCAGCACGGCATTGAGTTCCTGTCTACGCCGTTCGACCTGGCTAGCGTGGACCTCCTCGTCCGCGAGCTGGGCGTGCCTCGCCTGAAGGTCCCCTCAGGCGAGGTCACCAACGCGCCGCTCCTGCTCCGCGTCGCCCGCCAGAGGCTCCCGCTTTTCGTCTCGACGGGAATGTGCACGCTCGGCGACGTCGAGGACGCCCTCGGCGTGATCGCCTTCGGGCTCTCGGCGCCAGAGGCGGCTGCGCCCTCGCGCGAGGCGTTCCGCCACGCCTTCGCCTCTGGCGAGGGCCAAGCCGCCCTGCGTGAGCACGTCACGCTGCTGCACTGCACCACGGAATACCCCGCGCCTCTGGCGGAGGTCAACCTCCGCGCGATGGGGACGCTCCGGCACGCCTTCGGTCTGCCGGTGGGCTACTCCGACCACACAGAGGGCATCACGGTCCCCGTAGCCGCGGCGGCGCTCGGCGCAACGGTCATCGAGAAGCACTTCACCTTGGACCGCACGCTGCCCGGCCCGGACCACGCCGCCTCGCTAGAACCCGGCGAGCTCGCCGCGATGGTGCAGGGGATCCGTGAGACCGCTCTTGCTCTTGGCAAGCCGGGCAAACGGCCCACGGCGGTAGAGGCCAAAAACGTCTCCGTCGTGCGTAAGAGCATCGTCGCCGCCCGTCCCCTCGCCAGAGGCGAGGTGCTGACCGAGGAGGCCATCACGACGAAGCGTCCGGGCGGGGGGATCTCTCCCATGGATTTCTGGGAAGCCGTAGGCCGCGAGGTCTCCCGCGACTTCGCCGCGGACGAACCCATCCGGTTTTACAAGTAG
- a CDS encoding Gfo/Idh/MocA family protein, giving the protein MRALVVGYGSIGARHTRILEEDGHDVGVVSRRPVDVSRRYGALSQAIREHHPEYVVIANRTEEHRRTVKELVTCGFEGVLLVEKPLFNQPGSFPPNGFSACYVAYNLRFHPGVQHLRQRLRGERVLSVQAYVGHYLPLWRPNRDYRTTYSARKEEGGGVLRDLSHELDYLNWILGGWKQAEARGGHLSSLEINTEDAVGILASFEKCPVATVHLNYLDRVGRRSVLVNTDARTLELNLTEGYIQEDGVRTLFEVGRDDTYRAQHAAILAGGGDACTAEEALDVLDLVAEVESSLRPLSLSAPAPIPSR; this is encoded by the coding sequence ATGAGGGCGCTCGTCGTGGGGTACGGCTCTATCGGAGCGCGGCATACTCGCATCCTCGAAGAGGATGGTCACGATGTAGGCGTCGTGAGCCGAAGGCCGGTCGACGTTTCCCGTCGATACGGCGCGCTCTCACAAGCCATCCGCGAGCACCATCCGGAGTACGTCGTTATCGCCAACCGGACGGAGGAGCATCGGCGGACCGTCAAGGAACTCGTAACCTGTGGATTCGAGGGCGTTCTCCTCGTAGAAAAGCCTCTATTCAACCAGCCTGGCTCTTTCCCGCCGAACGGGTTCAGTGCGTGCTACGTCGCGTACAACCTCCGCTTCCATCCGGGCGTCCAGCACTTACGCCAGCGGCTTCGTGGCGAGCGCGTTCTATCGGTGCAGGCGTATGTAGGTCACTACCTCCCATTGTGGCGCCCGAATCGGGACTACCGCACCACGTACTCCGCGCGGAAGGAGGAGGGCGGGGGGGTGCTTCGGGACCTTAGTCACGAGTTGGACTATCTCAACTGGATCCTGGGGGGGTGGAAGCAAGCTGAAGCGCGCGGCGGCCACCTTAGCTCTTTGGAAATCAATACCGAGGACGCCGTAGGGATTTTGGCTTCGTTCGAGAAGTGCCCGGTGGCGACCGTCCACCTCAATTACCTCGACCGCGTAGGGCGCCGTTCCGTACTGGTTAACACAGACGCCCGTACACTTGAACTCAACCTTACGGAGGGGTATATCCAAGAGGACGGCGTGAGGACTCTGTTCGAAGTAGGTCGGGACGACACGTACCGTGCCCAACACGCGGCGATCTTGGCAGGAGGTGGGGATGCCTGCACGGCAGAAGAAGCCCTTGACGTGCTGGACCTTGTCGCTGAAGTAGAGTCCTCGCTACGTCCCCTCTCACTGAGCGCGCCCGCGCCGATCCCTAGCCGATGA
- the neuC gene encoding UDP-N-acetylglucosamine 2-epimerase → MRKVCVVTGSRAEYGLMYWVLRGIADAPELDLQIAATGMHLSPEFGATAGTIEADGFTISERVESLLSSDTAVGVAKSIGLGVIGFADAFARLAPDVVVVLGDRFEVLAAAQAALVAKIPIAHIHGGETTEGAFDEAIRHSVSKMATYHFTATKDFRRRVIQLGESPERVFNVGAPGLDHVLQTEALSREDLEASLGGFSLAAPAFLVTYHPATLASGGVEAPVAALTKALDRFPDAHVLITKSNADTDGRRVNELLQAYADARPDSVKLVDSLGQIRYLSALRHVSAVIGNSSSGITEAPSFGVPTVNIGDRQKGRPRAESVLDCAENADAIEAAIRQALGDEVQARLATVRSPYGGGGASGAIVEHLRTLPLGEGVLARPFYDLPHHP, encoded by the coding sequence ATGCGTAAAGTGTGCGTCGTCACGGGTTCAAGGGCGGAATACGGGCTGATGTACTGGGTGCTCCGGGGCATCGCCGATGCTCCGGAGCTCGACCTTCAGATCGCCGCGACGGGGATGCACCTCTCGCCGGAGTTCGGGGCCACAGCGGGCACCATTGAGGCCGACGGCTTTACGATCTCAGAGCGCGTGGAATCCCTGCTCTCCAGCGACACGGCGGTGGGCGTCGCGAAATCTATCGGCTTGGGCGTGATCGGATTCGCCGACGCGTTCGCGCGGCTGGCACCGGACGTCGTCGTCGTGCTGGGCGACCGGTTCGAGGTTCTCGCTGCGGCGCAGGCAGCACTCGTCGCGAAAATTCCCATCGCGCACATTCACGGCGGCGAAACAACCGAGGGCGCCTTCGACGAGGCCATCCGCCACAGCGTGAGCAAGATGGCGACGTACCACTTCACCGCGACCAAGGACTTCCGGCGCCGCGTGATCCAACTCGGCGAGTCGCCGGAGCGGGTGTTCAACGTGGGGGCGCCGGGGTTGGACCACGTGCTCCAAACCGAGGCGCTCTCGCGCGAAGACTTAGAGGCCTCGCTCGGCGGGTTCTCCCTCGCTGCGCCCGCCTTCCTGGTCACCTACCACCCCGCGACGCTCGCCTCTGGCGGCGTGGAGGCGCCCGTCGCCGCGCTCACAAAGGCGCTCGACCGCTTCCCCGACGCGCACGTCCTTATCACGAAGAGCAACGCGGACACCGACGGGAGGCGCGTCAATGAACTGCTACAGGCGTACGCCGATGCCCGCCCGGACTCCGTAAAGCTAGTCGACTCCCTCGGGCAAATTCGCTACCTCAGCGCGCTCCGCCACGTCAGCGCCGTGATCGGCAACTCGTCGAGCGGCATTACCGAGGCGCCGTCGTTCGGTGTCCCGACGGTGAACATCGGCGACCGGCAAAAAGGCCGGCCCCGGGCCGAATCGGTCCTCGACTGCGCCGAGAACGCCGACGCCATCGAAGCCGCGATCCGCCAAGCGCTCGGAGACGAGGTGCAGGCGCGGCTCGCCACCGTGCGCTCCCCATACGGGGGAGGCGGGGCCTCTGGCGCCATCGTCGAGCACCTCCGCACGCTCCCCCTGGGCGAGGGGGTCCTCGCCCGTCCGTTCTACGACCTCCCCCACCACCCGTGA